Proteins from one Mugil cephalus isolate CIBA_MC_2020 chromosome 15, CIBA_Mcephalus_1.1, whole genome shotgun sequence genomic window:
- the LOC125021346 gene encoding vicilin-like seed storage protein At2g18540 encodes MKKSLDSEEPEAAAWPNDGMLHGLRQALQGFKKKNQELLAENVALKKGLANTEPCWEREKKKLLDERDSLVSTLSMARNDLGSLAEELKSVRAEHQKCETERDELDNRLQERETEVLSLRKSLHLQKNETKIVKRLWKAERDEASNVMLSIEKSLLESNAQWKQWWFVRQEEVATELHTLQAHYEKKVSDLTKEKFDAVTGVLTQALALLQDSMTRFASIKTEIQQREAEWENKNRTLEDRLRYELLAKENIFRQIEELQKQSKEHEAKLTEEWMNKEREMKEEMRLLQELALKTDKEKAKMREQEKKEKKETEKRMKREGGRKEMRGLASFLFS; translated from the exons ATGAAGAAAAGTCTAGACTCAGAGGAG ccTGAAGCTGCAGCGTGGCCAAACGACGGCATGCTGCACGGACTGCGACAGGCCCTCCAGGggttcaaaaagaaaaaccaggAGCTGCTCGCAGAAAATGTTGCTCTGAAGAAGGGTCTCGCCAACACTGAGCCCTGCTGGGagcgagagaagaagaagctgctggaTGAGAGGGACAGTTTAGTTTCCACTCTTTCCATGGCCAGAAACGACTTGGGCAGCTTGGCAGAGGAGCTTAAGTCTGTGAGAGCTGAGCACCAGAAATGTGAGACAGAGCGCGACGAGTTGGACAACAGACTGCAGGAAAGGGAGACTGAAGTGCTATCCTTGAGAAAAAGTCTGCATCTCCAGAAGAACGAGACGAAGATTGTCAAAAGACTCTGGAAGGCGGAACGAGACGAGGCCAGCAACGTGATGCTCTCCATTGAAAAGTCGCTCCTTGAGAGCAACGCACAGTGGAAGCAGTGGTGGTTTGTAAGGCAGGAAGAGGTGGCCACTGAGCTTCACACACTGCAGGCGCACTACGAGAAAAAGGTGAGCGACCTCACCAAGGAGAAATTCGACGCGGTCACCGGCGTCTTAACTCAAGCGCTGGCGCTGCTACAAGACAGCATGACCAGATTTGCGAGCATCAAGACAGAGATCCAGCAGAGAGAGGCCgaatgggaaaacaaaaacagaactctGGAGGATCGCCTCAGGTATGAGCTGCTGGCGAAAGAAAACATCTTCCGGCAAATagaggagctgcagaaacagagcaaagagCACGAGGCCAAGCTCACCGAGGAGTGGATGAAcaaggagagagagatgaaggaggagatgaggctGCTTCAG gaGCTCGCCTTAAAAACCGacaaagaaaaggcaaaaatgagagagcaggaaaagaaagagaagaaggagacggaaaagaggatgaagagggagggagggaggaaagagatgaGGGGACTGGCCAGCTTTCTCTTCTCCTAA
- the LOC125021398 gene encoding pinopsin-like, translating to MLKEKLLLYMTKIYFLLELMFCGRKLPLPPSSSSSLHHYRAFLLTLHFTHAAMVTHLQHSNNLSTGHLPASDAASGTLSRAGHTAAAVVLGFILVLGFLGNFLVLLVFSRCPLLRTPVNLLLINISVSDMLVCLFGTPLSFAASVRGRWLTGSYGCQWYGFSNALFGIVSLVSLSLLSFERYTALLCRNHSDWSQYRRAWLAIVASWLYSLAWTLPPLLGWSSYGLEGPGTTCSVQWHQRTATARSYIGCLFVFCLLLPLLSMFLCYGRILLAVREVTRHVAETDRSSAEWREGRVLLMVVAMVTGYLLCWMPYGVVAMLASFGRPGVVAPAASLIPSLLAKISTVLNPIIYLLLNHQFSRCFLHMIRCSSEAPPTRVLSTVASSEGAWRHAPNPERTSTPPPEDPSHTAHEMFTPTEPATQRDV from the exons ATGTTAAAGGAAAAACTTTTATTATACATGACGAAGATATATTTTCTGTTAGAACTCATGTTTTGTGGGAGGAAGctacccctccctccctcctcatcctcttctcttCATCATTATCGTGCATTTCTACTGACCCTCCACTTCACTCACGCTGCCATGGTGACGCACCTGCAGCATAGCAACAACCTCAGCACCGGACACTTGCCCGCGTCGGACGCTGCCTCAGGCACACTGAGCCGGGCAGGCCACACCGCGGCGGCCGTCGTCCTCGGGTTCATCCTGGTCCTGGGCTTCCTCGGTAACttcctggtgctgctggtgttcTCTCGCTGTCCTCTGCTACGGACTCCGGTCAACCTGCTTCTCATCAACATCAGCGTCAGCGACATGCTCGTGTGCCTCTTCGGGACTCCCCTCAGCTTCGCCGCCAGCGTGCGAGGCAGGTGGCTGACCGGATCGTACGGGTGCCAGTGGTACGGTTTCTCTAACGCGCTTTTCg GTATagtgtctctggtgtctctgtctctgctgtcctTTGAGCGGTACACTGCGCTGCTCTGCAGAAACCACTCAGACTGGTCTCAGTACCGCAGGGCCTGGCTCGCTATAGTGGCCTCCTGGCTCTACTCACTGGCCTGGACCCTGCCTCCACTGCTGGGCTGGAGCAG CTACGGGTTGGAGGGTCCTGGCACCACCTGCTCCGTCCAGTGGCACCAGCGCACGGCCACAGCTCGCTCCTACATcggctgtttgtttgtcttctgcctcctgctgccgctgctgtcGATGTTCCTCTGCTACGGGAGGATCCTGCTGGCGGTGCGAGAGGTGACGCGACAT GTCGCCGAGACGGACCGGTCCTCGGCTGAGTGGAGGGAAGGCCGCGTCCTGCTGATGGTCGTCGCCATGGTGACCGGCTACCTGCTGTGCTGGATGCCGTACGGTGTCGTGGCGATGCTGGCCTCTTTTGGGCGGCCAGGTGTGGTGGCGCCTGCTGCCAGTTTAATCCCCTCCTTGCTGGCGAAGATCAGCACCGTCCTCAACCCCATAATTTACCTTCTGCTCAACCACCAG TTCTCCAGATGTTTCCTGCACATGATCAGGTGTAGCTCAGAGGCCCCGCCCACCCGTGTCCTCTCTACAGTGGCCAGTAGTGAGGGGGCGTGGCGTCACGCTCCCAACCCGGAAAGGACGTCCACGCCGCCACCAGAGGATCCAAGCCACACAGCTCATGAAATGTTCACACCCACAGAGCCTGCGACTCAACGGGATGTTTAA